In Xyrauchen texanus isolate HMW12.3.18 chromosome 14, RBS_HiC_50CHRs, whole genome shotgun sequence, the following are encoded in one genomic region:
- the serp2 gene encoding LOW QUALITY PROTEIN: stress-associated endoplasmic reticulum protein 2 (The sequence of the model RefSeq protein was modified relative to this genomic sequence to represent the inferred CDS: inserted 1 base in 1 codon), whose amino-acid sequence MVAKQRIRMANEKHSKNITQXGNVAKTLRPQEEKYPVGPWLLALFVFVVCGSAIFQIIQSIRMGM is encoded by the exons ATGGTAGCAAAACAAAGAATCCGGATGGCAAATGAGAAGCACAGCAAAAACATCACTC AGGGGAACGTGGCCAAGACACTG CGACCACAAGAAGAGAAATATCCTGTAGGCCCATGGCTCTTGGCACTCTTTGTATTTGTTGTTTGTGGATCAG CCATTTTTCAGATCATTCAAAGTATTCGAATGGGAATGTGA